One Halobacterium wangiae genomic window, GCCTCTCCGCCCAGCAGGCGTGTGGCGACTCCTGGCGCAACATCGTCGGCTGCCCGGTCGCCGGGAAAGACACCCACGAGCACCTCGACGCGTGGCCGGTCGCCGAGGAACTCCACGAGACGTTCAAGGGCAGCGACGACCACTCGAACCTCCCGCGGAAGTGGAAGGTGTCGGTCACCGGCTGCGACCAGGGCTGCGGCCAGGGCGACATCAACGACCTCGCGTTCGAACCCGCACGCAAGGACGGCGAACTCGGCTTCAACGTCCGCATCGGCGGCGGCCTCGCGCGCAAGGAACCGCGGTTCGCCCGCGACGTCGACATCTGGGTGCCCGAGGAGCGGGTCGTCGACATCGCGGACGCGGCGACGCGGCTGTTCCACGACCACGGCGACCGCGACAACCGCTTCAACGCCCGCATCAAGTTCCTCGTCGACGAGTGGGGCGCCGAGAAGGTGCGCCGCGTGCTCGACGAGGAGTACGCCGACTGGGACCTCGAGACAGCGGGCGAGGACCTCCGCGAGCAGTACACGTACAACGCCGGCGGCGACGAGCACGGCGACCACGTCGGCGTCCACGAGCAACCGGACGGCAACTACTACGTCGGGCTGAACGTCCTCGTCGGCCGGCAGGGCGTCGACGACGTCTTCGAACTCGCGGACCTCGCCGACGAGTACGGCTCCGGAGAGGTCCGGCTGACCCAGCGCCAGAACGTCATCGTCACCGACGTCCCCGAGGACGACCTCGACGACTTCCTCGCGGAGGACCTGCTCGAGCACTACTCGCCGGACCCCCACCCGTTCATGCGCGGCTCGATCGCCTGCACGGGGACGGAGTTCTGCTCGCTGTCCATCGTGGAGACGAAGAACCGCCAGGTGCGCTACGCGCGCTGGCTGAAGGAGCACGTCGACGTCCCCGACGGCGTGACGGACTTCCACATCCACCTCTCGGGCTGCACGGCCTCCTGCGCCCAGCCCCAGATCGCGGACGTCAGCCTCCGCGGGATGAAAACCCGCAAGGACGGCGAACCCGTCGAGGCCCTCGACGTCGGTCTCGGCGGCGGCCTCGGCGAACACCCGCAGTTCGCGGACTGGGTGGAGCTGCGCGTGGCCGCCGACGAGGTGCCGGGGTACATCCAGAACCTGCTCGCCGCGTTCGAGGCCGAACGCGACGGCGGGGAGACGTTCCGGGAGTTCGTCGCGCGCCACGACGAGGACGCGCTCGGTGACCTCGCGGACCCCGCGGAGACGGACTACGAGGACCCCTACATGCACAACACGAAGCTGACCTGGTACCCGTACGCCGACGAGGACGACCTGGACGCGAGTCCCGCACCGACCGACGGCGACGGGAACACCATCTCGGCGGACGACTGACGATGGCCGACCGCGT contains:
- a CDS encoding nitrite/sulfite reductase yields the protein MATDVERWKDEIYGNEIREHLFRFAEEGWDAIPEDEHDEWFERFKWWGLYHQRKGQESYFMLRIGTPNGVLEPGQLRTVAEVADEYARGPVDNPEFGAAYCDWTTRQSIQLHWIKLEDVPDIFEKLEADGLSAQQACGDSWRNIVGCPVAGKDTHEHLDAWPVAEELHETFKGSDDHSNLPRKWKVSVTGCDQGCGQGDINDLAFEPARKDGELGFNVRIGGGLARKEPRFARDVDIWVPEERVVDIADAATRLFHDHGDRDNRFNARIKFLVDEWGAEKVRRVLDEEYADWDLETAGEDLREQYTYNAGGDEHGDHVGVHEQPDGNYYVGLNVLVGRQGVDDVFELADLADEYGSGEVRLTQRQNVIVTDVPEDDLDDFLAEDLLEHYSPDPHPFMRGSIACTGTEFCSLSIVETKNRQVRYARWLKEHVDVPDGVTDFHIHLSGCTASCAQPQIADVSLRGMKTRKDGEPVEALDVGLGGGLGEHPQFADWVELRVAADEVPGYIQNLLAAFEAERDGGETFREFVARHDEDALGDLADPAETDYEDPYMHNTKLTWYPYADEDDLDASPAPTDGDGNTISADD